One genomic segment of Elgaria multicarinata webbii isolate HBS135686 ecotype San Diego chromosome 9, rElgMul1.1.pri, whole genome shotgun sequence includes these proteins:
- the LOC134403359 gene encoding apolipoprotein L2-like: protein MASEEYEDCFEYDDSLGIPEFLLDKLYDESLLDEDGDYDMEMLQNVTETESEEGNSPWEEMASEYFACFLKEFPAQKEEIEKCIRCLREMANNIDETHKNCTIASIAANSTSASSGLLTILGLTLAPVTAGGSLILTATGIGLGAAATVTGLSASLYESVNNSKERKKAQELMNECEKSLRKAMCPDEIDFVSESAPNNGAMGENVKHLVSNVACQVPDMYKAVKGIKTNVKALKIARANPGLKALAKRATAAGSTSRGLRGVKHVKKAFAGTTLAMSKGARLLSATSAGLFLLFDAYGIVQDAKHLAEGAKAETAMEIREKASKLEEKVQTLNRLYKELNKKLA, encoded by the exons ATGGCCTCTGAAGAATATGAGG ACTGTTTTGAGTATGACGACTCCTTGGGAATCCCTGAGTTTCTACTGGACAAACTATATGATGAAAGCCTCCTTGATGAAGATGGAGATTATGACATGGAAATGTTGCAGAATGTGACTGAAACTGAGAG CGAGGAAGGAAATAGCCCTTGGGAAGAAATGGCCAGTGAATATTTTGCCTGCTTTCTAAAAGAATTTCCTGCCCAGAAAGAAGAGATTGAAAAGTGCATCCGGTGCCTTCGGGAAATGGCCAATAACATAGACGAGACCCATAAGAACTGTACCATCGCCAGCATTGCTGCCAACTCCACAAGCGCCTCTTCCGGCCTCTTGACCATCCTGGGACTCACCTTGGCTCCTGTCACAGCAGGCGGGAGTTTAATCCTCACAGCCACCGGGATTGGATTAGGGGCAGCGGCAACAGTGACCGGCCTTTCCGCTTCTTTATATGAAAGTGTGAATaattcaaaggaaaggaaaaaagcacAAGAGCTGATGAATGAATGCGAGAAAAGCTTGAGAAAGGCGATGTGTCCGGATGAAATAGACTTCGTCTCCGAATCAGCTCCAAACAACGGGGCTATGGGCGAAAACGTCAAACATCTTGTTTCCAACGTTGCTTGTCAAGTTCCCGATATGTACAAGGCTGTAAAGGGGATAAAAACGAACGTCAAGGCACTGAAGATTGCTCGTGCGAATCCCGGCTTGAAGGCGTTAGCAAAGCGCGCCACTGCTGCGGGAAGCACATCCCGAGGACTCAGGGGGGTGAAACATGTGAAAAAGGCCTTTGCAGGGACCACCCTTGCGATGAGCAAAGGAGCCAGGCTGCTGAGTGCCACGTCGGCCGGGCTGTTTCTCCTGTTCGATGCCTATGGCATTGTTCAAGATGCTAAACATCTGGCAGAGGGAGCCAAGGCTGAAACAGCTATGGAGATCAGGGAAAAGGCTAGCAAACTGGAAGAGAAAGTGCAGACTCTCAACAGGCTCTACAAGGAACTAAATAAAAAGTTGGCATGA